The following are encoded together in the Mumia sp. Pv4-285 genome:
- a CDS encoding SHOCT domain-containing protein: protein MNDFWDFFWLLLWSFVFVAYLIILFQIIGDLFRDHDLSGWWKAVWIIFLVIAPFLTALIYVIARGSGMAKRQAAAVSAARAQTDQYIQQTAGQVSPAHQIETAKGLLDAGTITQAEFDQLKAKALS, encoded by the coding sequence GTGAACGACTTCTGGGACTTCTTCTGGCTCCTCCTCTGGAGCTTCGTCTTCGTCGCCTACCTGATCATCCTTTTCCAGATCATCGGCGACCTCTTCCGCGACCACGACCTGAGCGGCTGGTGGAAGGCGGTGTGGATCATCTTCCTGGTGATCGCTCCGTTCCTGACCGCGCTGATCTACGTGATCGCGCGCGGGAGCGGCATGGCCAAGCGGCAGGCCGCCGCGGTAAGCGCTGCACGCGCCCAGACCGACCAGTACATCCAGCAGACCGCCGGCCAGGTCAGCCCGGCGCACCAGATCGAGACCGCCAAGGGTCTCCTGGACGCCGGCACGATCACGCAGGCCGAGTTCGACCAGCTGAAGGCCAAGGCGCTCAGCTGA
- a CDS encoding DUF6542 domain-containing protein yields MQDRARLPRGPQRPAPRRRRSWTARAAERDLSARSVVTIAVLMGASTAWLEIATTERLGWFFDAMLVLVSATNALAASRDAMYAPMVTPPLVLLAVTVVVAVVRPGAVDEPGSPPDASVVQLVAIALVQHAVALMIALGAALAITAWRRTPTPG; encoded by the coding sequence GTGCAGGACAGGGCCCGGCTCCCACGCGGTCCTCAGCGACCGGCGCCTCGACGGCGACGGTCGTGGACGGCCCGCGCCGCCGAGCGCGACCTCAGCGCCCGCAGCGTCGTCACGATCGCCGTCCTCATGGGCGCCTCGACCGCCTGGCTGGAGATCGCCACGACCGAGCGCCTCGGATGGTTCTTCGACGCGATGCTCGTCCTGGTCTCGGCGACCAACGCACTGGCTGCGTCGCGGGACGCGATGTACGCCCCGATGGTGACGCCACCGTTGGTGCTGCTGGCCGTCACCGTCGTCGTCGCCGTGGTCCGGCCGGGTGCCGTCGACGAGCCCGGCTCGCCGCCCGACGCCTCGGTCGTCCAGCTGGTCGCCATCGCGCTCGTGCAGCACGCCGTCGCGCTCATGATCGCGCTCGGTGCCGCACTCGCGATCACCGCCTGGCGCCGTACGCCGACGCCTGGCTGA
- a CDS encoding DNA recombination protein RmuC, which produces MTLLLVALLALLAGLAAGVVLGSGLLRRHDSTTADHVQLSAHATAQAVGPVKESLDRFDTRLRELESSRIAWHSQLREQVEQVRATSESLRRETAALSTALRKPQVRGRWGEMHLQRAAELAGMVERCDFDLQTTVRDDGAALRPDMVVHLAGNKQVVVDSKVPLDAFLDSTEAEDDDERAAHLARHARQLRSHVDGLAAKTYWRQFSTTPEFVVLFVPGEAFLSAALETDRALIDDAAAKRVVLATPTTLIALLRTVAFAWGQAQLADEARQVHELARELYDRLGTLGAHVGKVGRSLDSAVKAYNNAVGSLETRVLVTARKMSELHAPDTDLAAPAPVETLARPLQAPELVDPLVDEIVSAEVARADVSRPGLARADASDPHDGSARRTG; this is translated from the coding sequence ATGACGCTCCTCCTCGTCGCGCTGCTCGCCCTGCTCGCCGGCCTCGCCGCCGGCGTCGTCCTCGGCAGCGGCCTGCTGCGCCGCCACGACAGCACGACGGCCGACCACGTGCAGCTCTCCGCGCACGCGACCGCGCAGGCGGTCGGGCCGGTCAAGGAGAGTCTCGACCGGTTCGACACCCGGCTGCGCGAGCTCGAGTCCAGCCGCATCGCGTGGCACAGCCAGCTGCGCGAGCAGGTCGAGCAGGTGCGGGCGACGAGCGAGTCGCTGCGGCGCGAGACGGCGGCGCTCTCCACCGCGCTCCGCAAGCCGCAGGTCCGCGGCCGCTGGGGCGAGATGCACCTCCAGCGCGCCGCCGAGCTGGCCGGCATGGTCGAGCGCTGCGACTTCGACCTGCAGACGACCGTCCGCGACGACGGTGCGGCCCTGCGCCCCGACATGGTGGTCCACCTCGCCGGCAACAAGCAGGTCGTGGTCGACTCCAAGGTCCCGCTCGACGCCTTCCTCGACTCCACCGAGGCCGAGGACGACGACGAACGCGCAGCACACCTCGCGCGCCACGCACGTCAGCTGCGCTCCCACGTCGACGGACTCGCCGCGAAGACGTACTGGCGCCAGTTCTCGACGACGCCCGAGTTCGTCGTGCTGTTCGTGCCGGGCGAGGCATTCCTGTCGGCGGCCCTCGAGACCGACCGCGCCCTGATCGATGACGCTGCCGCGAAGAGGGTCGTCCTCGCGACGCCGACGACTCTCATCGCTCTGCTTCGCACGGTCGCCTTCGCCTGGGGACAGGCGCAGCTGGCCGACGAGGCCCGCCAGGTGCACGAGCTGGCCCGCGAGCTGTACGACCGGCTCGGCACCCTCGGCGCCCACGTAGGCAAGGTCGGCCGCAGCCTCGACAGCGCGGTGAAGGCCTACAACAACGCCGTCGGATCGCTGGAGACGCGTGTCCTGGTGACGGCTCGCAAGATGTCCGAGCTGCACGCTCCCGACACCGACCTGGCGGCACCGGCGCCGGTCGAGACCCTGGCTCGACCGCTCCAGGCGCCCGAGCTGGTGGACCCGCTCGTGGACGAGATCGTCTCCGCCGAGGTCGCACGCGCTGACGTCTCCCGCCCGGGCCTCGCCCGTGCCGACGCGAGCGATCCCCACGACGGATCGGCGCGCCGTACGGGGTGA
- a CDS encoding MFS transporter — protein sequence MIEIFFPSDRVARSLTLSTMAFALSSGVFYTVSALYFTRVIGLEATTVGLGLGIAGGAGVLSSYAAGRLSDRVGAHQVQSWSTGLNGVAMLAYTLAADALSFTLIACFAVAMRSATGTSKQAMLARWYTGADRVTVRARMRVVTNVLIGLGTLLAAAALVVDTAAAYQAAMLSVGVLLLVATVPLVRLPRLVPGLAAQMVTAPPSPQTDGTTDRTRSPWKDRTYVASVALNSVVAMHFSLQTVGVPLWVATTDAPTAMVSALLVLNTAVVASLQVRASRGTHDLRRAGIAVRRGSWLLAAACVGYALAGYGDLVTACCLLLVAAFAHSLGEILGEAGGWGMAFELADPLSAGAYQGLSQTGYAVASMVAPALVTATAIEHGTPGWLALAALFVVAGTGAAAVARHAAARATTSEELSAEAATLAT from the coding sequence GTGATCGAGATCTTCTTCCCCAGTGACCGGGTCGCGCGTTCGCTGACGCTCAGCACGATGGCGTTCGCGCTGTCGAGCGGCGTCTTCTACACGGTGAGCGCCTTGTACTTCACCCGGGTGATCGGCCTCGAGGCGACGACGGTCGGCCTCGGCCTCGGGATCGCTGGAGGCGCCGGTGTCCTGAGCTCGTACGCCGCCGGCCGGCTGTCCGACCGTGTCGGCGCGCACCAGGTGCAGTCGTGGTCGACCGGCCTCAACGGCGTCGCGATGCTCGCCTACACGCTCGCCGCCGACGCCCTCTCGTTCACGCTCATCGCCTGCTTCGCCGTGGCGATGCGCTCGGCGACCGGGACGTCGAAGCAGGCGATGCTCGCCCGCTGGTACACCGGCGCCGACCGCGTCACCGTCCGTGCCCGGATGCGCGTCGTCACCAACGTCCTCATCGGGCTCGGGACGCTCCTCGCCGCGGCCGCGCTCGTCGTCGACACGGCTGCGGCCTACCAGGCGGCCATGCTCTCGGTGGGAGTCCTCCTCCTCGTCGCCACGGTCCCCCTCGTACGGCTCCCGCGCCTGGTGCCCGGGCTCGCAGCGCAGATGGTGACCGCGCCTCCGAGTCCTCAGACCGACGGGACCACCGATCGGACCCGCTCGCCGTGGAAGGACCGGACCTACGTCGCGAGCGTCGCCCTCAACTCCGTCGTGGCGATGCACTTCAGCCTCCAGACGGTCGGAGTGCCGCTGTGGGTGGCGACCACCGACGCCCCGACCGCGATGGTGTCGGCACTGCTCGTGCTCAACACCGCCGTCGTCGCGTCGTTGCAGGTGCGTGCGTCGCGCGGGACGCACGACCTCCGCCGCGCCGGGATCGCGGTGCGGCGAGGGTCGTGGCTGCTGGCCGCCGCGTGCGTGGGCTACGCGCTCGCCGGGTACGGCGACCTGGTGACCGCGTGCTGTCTGCTCCTCGTCGCCGCCTTCGCGCACTCGCTCGGCGAGATCCTCGGTGAGGCGGGTGGCTGGGGGATGGCGTTCGAGCTCGCGGACCCGCTCAGCGCGGGGGCGTACCAAGGCCTCTCCCAGACCGGGTACGCCGTCGCGTCCATGGTCGCCCCCGCCCTCGTGACCGCGACTGCGATCGAGCACGGGACCCCGGGCTGGCTGGCACTGGCGGCGCTGTTCGTGGTCGCGGGGACGGGCGCCGCTGCGGTCGCTCGACACGCCGCGGCCCGCGCGACGACCTCCGAGGAACTGTCGGCGGAGGCTGCGACCCTGGCGACATGA
- a CDS encoding ArsR/SmtB family transcription factor produces the protein MVGVLEYELSGWDFAEVRFALSPANELTLSLRTFREPGRYPAHLPWLRETQEARERLDTTMLRALTNDELSTPDFLTPRPYSPLTRIDDELRAVARVDDERVRADLRAVHPGRLPHALRGPTDEVRARMMRALRAYWDACFAPWWPRMRAVLQADIVYRGHVTASEGVAAMFGGLSDRITLENDVVRVRLNTARRSRLPTRGAGLTLVPSLFTRGASVPISEDEPPMIMYGVRGVGTLWQAEPRRSPAVLVNLLGAARAGLLTALSTPASSTELAGRLGVTTPAVNQHLRAMRDAGLLTSARQGRSVLYLRSELGDALVAGGSVRGGAAVLDGTKAG, from the coding sequence ATGGTAGGGGTGCTGGAGTACGAGTTGAGCGGGTGGGACTTCGCGGAGGTCCGCTTCGCGCTGTCGCCGGCCAACGAGCTGACGCTCTCGCTGCGGACCTTCCGCGAGCCGGGCCGCTACCCCGCCCACCTGCCGTGGCTGCGGGAGACCCAGGAGGCGCGCGAGCGTCTCGACACGACGATGCTCCGGGCCCTGACGAACGACGAGCTCTCGACTCCGGACTTCCTCACGCCCCGCCCGTACTCGCCGCTGACCCGTATCGACGACGAGCTCCGCGCGGTGGCCCGGGTCGACGACGAGCGGGTTCGTGCCGACCTGCGGGCAGTCCATCCCGGCCGCCTCCCGCACGCGCTCCGCGGCCCGACCGACGAGGTCCGGGCTCGCATGATGCGGGCGCTGCGGGCGTACTGGGACGCCTGCTTCGCCCCGTGGTGGCCCCGCATGCGCGCTGTCCTGCAGGCCGACATCGTCTACCGCGGCCACGTCACCGCGAGCGAGGGCGTCGCCGCGATGTTCGGCGGCCTCAGCGACCGCATCACCCTCGAGAACGATGTCGTCCGGGTCCGCCTGAACACGGCGCGTCGCTCGCGGCTCCCGACCCGCGGTGCCGGCCTCACCCTCGTGCCGAGCCTCTTCACACGTGGTGCGAGCGTGCCGATCAGCGAGGACGAGCCGCCGATGATCATGTACGGCGTGCGCGGCGTGGGCACGTTGTGGCAGGCCGAACCGCGACGGTCCCCGGCGGTGCTGGTCAACCTGCTCGGTGCGGCGCGGGCGGGTCTGCTCACGGCGCTCTCGACCCCGGCTTCGTCGACCGAGCTCGCCGGCCGCCTCGGAGTCACGACACCGGCGGTGAACCAGCACCTGCGGGCGATGCGCGACGCCGGGCTGCTGACCAGCGCTCGCCAGGGGCGATCGGTCCTCTACCTGCGATCCGAGCTCGGCGACGCGCTGGTCGCCGGAGGGTCGGTACGAGGTGGTGCGGCGGTGCTCGATGGTACGAAGGCAGGGTGA
- a CDS encoding GNAT family N-acetyltransferase → MTGLPPRTTLPLPLRTDRLSLRPYAPDDAARVLDIQSRYDVIRWLGDPPHVPMAGLAEARTWIEDLNALPDNDPRCIGLAVEAVGSGVVVGTVMLTTLPRTDPAELQVGWHLHPDSTGHGYATEAARALLDAAYAHFDGADGRPLVDRVWCDMFADNEPSAAIAVRLGLRDTGIRDDPWYEGEGHIFVTTRDDWTAHREGRPVR, encoded by the coding sequence GTGACCGGACTGCCCCCTCGCACCACGCTGCCGCTCCCGCTGAGGACCGACCGACTCAGCCTGCGGCCGTACGCTCCCGACGACGCGGCGCGCGTGCTCGACATCCAGAGCCGCTACGACGTGATCCGGTGGCTCGGCGACCCTCCGCACGTGCCGATGGCGGGGCTCGCCGAGGCGAGGACGTGGATCGAGGACCTCAACGCCCTGCCCGACAACGACCCCCGGTGCATCGGCCTGGCGGTCGAGGCAGTCGGCTCCGGCGTCGTCGTCGGCACGGTCATGCTCACGACGCTCCCTCGGACGGACCCGGCCGAGCTCCAGGTCGGCTGGCACCTGCACCCCGACTCGACGGGCCACGGATACGCCACGGAGGCGGCACGCGCGCTGCTCGACGCGGCGTACGCCCACTTCGACGGAGCCGACGGGCGCCCGCTGGTGGACCGGGTCTGGTGCGACATGTTCGCCGACAACGAGCCCTCCGCTGCGATCGCGGTGCGACTCGGGCTCCGCGACACCGGCATCCGCGACGACCCCTGGTACGAGGGCGAGGGCCACATCTTCGTCACCACGCGCGACGACTGGACGGCGCACCGTGAGGGGCGCCCCGTACGCTAG
- the ychF gene encoding redox-regulated ATPase YchF encodes MALSIGIVGLPNAGKSTLFNALTKNDVLAANYPFATIEPNVGVVGVPDPRLDELAKIFGSDRILPATVQFVDIAGIVRGASEGEGLGNKFLSHIRESDAICQVTRVFRDPDVTHVDGKVSPSDDIETIRTELILADLQTIENALPRLEKDAKKDKELVPVVEAVKEARTHLEAGTSVFSAGLDREPLRDLHLLSAKPQLFVFNCDSDELADEELKARMREIVAPAEAVFLDAKFEAELVELDDDEEAREMLAEMGIEEPGLDLLARVGFETLGLQTYLTAGPKESRAWTIKKGATAPEAAGVIHTDFQRGFIKAEIVSFDDLVAAGSMNAAKSAGKVRMEGKDYVMADGDVVEFRFNV; translated from the coding sequence GTGGCACTCAGCATCGGCATCGTCGGACTCCCCAACGCGGGCAAGTCGACCCTCTTCAACGCCCTCACCAAGAACGACGTCCTCGCAGCGAACTACCCGTTCGCGACGATCGAGCCCAACGTCGGCGTGGTCGGAGTCCCCGATCCACGCCTCGACGAGCTCGCCAAGATCTTCGGTTCCGACCGGATCCTCCCGGCGACCGTGCAGTTCGTGGACATCGCCGGCATCGTGCGGGGCGCGTCGGAGGGGGAGGGGCTCGGCAACAAGTTCCTGAGCCACATCCGTGAGTCCGATGCGATCTGCCAGGTCACGCGTGTGTTCCGTGATCCCGACGTCACCCACGTCGACGGCAAGGTGTCGCCCAGCGACGACATCGAGACCATCCGGACCGAGCTGATCCTCGCCGACCTCCAGACCATCGAGAACGCGTTGCCGCGTCTGGAGAAGGACGCCAAGAAGGACAAGGAGCTCGTGCCGGTCGTCGAGGCCGTCAAGGAGGCGCGCACCCACCTCGAGGCCGGCACCAGCGTCTTCTCCGCCGGGCTCGATCGCGAGCCGCTCCGTGACCTCCACCTGCTGTCCGCCAAGCCGCAGCTGTTCGTCTTCAACTGCGACTCCGACGAGCTCGCCGACGAGGAGCTCAAGGCCCGCATGCGCGAGATCGTCGCCCCGGCGGAGGCCGTCTTCCTCGACGCGAAGTTCGAGGCGGAGCTGGTCGAGCTCGACGATGACGAGGAGGCCCGCGAGATGCTCGCCGAGATGGGCATCGAGGAGCCCGGCCTCGACCTGCTGGCGCGGGTCGGGTTCGAGACCCTCGGCCTCCAGACGTACCTCACCGCCGGTCCCAAGGAGTCCCGGGCCTGGACCATCAAGAAGGGCGCCACAGCACCCGAGGCGGCCGGCGTCATCCACACGGACTTCCAGCGCGGCTTCATCAAGGCCGAGATCGTGTCCTTCGACGACCTCGTGGCGGCGGGTTCCATGAACGCGGCCAAGTCGGCCGGCAAGGTCCGTATGGAGGGCAAGGACTACGTGATGGCCGACGGCGACGTGGTGGAGTTCCGCTTCAACGTGTAG
- a CDS encoding alpha/beta fold hydrolase, which produces MGRRGRRVIVFDHLGYGQSEMREGQDLSLAAQGRNFAELLHRWELDRPSVVACDIGGAIALRALLLEGAAYSDLTLFDAVTGGDWERGLFALIRKHHAVFEQLPAYAHEALVSAYLRNGTKQGYRPGVLETYLAPWLGSAGQAAVYRQYRRLSQADTAEYEHLLDTIDIPVSLLGLVASRGTRGQDLVVATPEIQVSPRFVTRMPLLSCLSSYSDPVPGPASPCSMVNIAAAARLRTPIRS; this is translated from the coding sequence CTGGGCCGCCGCGGTCGCCGAGTCATCGTGTTCGACCACCTCGGGTACGGGCAGTCCGAGATGCGCGAGGGCCAAGATCTCTCGCTCGCAGCGCAGGGCCGCAACTTCGCCGAGCTGCTCCATCGCTGGGAGCTGGATCGACCTAGCGTCGTCGCGTGCGACATCGGGGGCGCCATCGCGCTGCGAGCCCTGCTGCTCGAGGGTGCTGCGTACTCCGATCTCACCCTCTTCGACGCCGTCACCGGCGGCGACTGGGAACGAGGCTTGTTCGCGCTGATCCGGAAGCACCACGCGGTGTTCGAGCAGCTGCCCGCATACGCTCACGAGGCGCTCGTCTCCGCATATCTGCGGAACGGAACCAAGCAGGGCTACCGGCCAGGGGTGTTGGAGACTTATCTGGCCCCCTGGCTCGGATCCGCCGGGCAAGCAGCGGTCTATCGCCAGTACCGGCGGCTGAGCCAAGCCGACACCGCTGAGTACGAGCATCTTCTCGACACCATCGACATCCCCGTGTCGCTGCTAGGGCTGGTCGCGTCTAGAGGGACACGAGGGCAGGATCTGGTCGTCGCGACCCCAGAGATCCAGGTGAGTCCGCGGTTCGTGACCCGGATGCCCCTGCTCAGCTGCTTGAGCAGCTATTCAGATCCTGTTCCCGGGCCCGCCAGCCCGTGCTCGATGGTGAACATCGCGGCCGCGGCGCGGCTCCGCACCCCGATCCGCTCGTAG
- a CDS encoding HD domain-containing phosphohydrolase: MFRLLGLLAGLAGATDLGTGGQPDESLRRCVVAARLARAVQADPSVVRDVLVVSLLEHVGCTAYAHESAAMWGDDIATTHAALMSDAGSATDAFRTFLPTVASGTGRSLPRVALTMARSMRVMLRDAPVATCEVAQEAGRRLGLDKVAQDSLGHMTARWNGRGFPPTGGEQIPFPARVMHVAGTAVLFRAVGGDEAAVEQVRRRAGGELDPDLAAVFVARSGELLAGLDTDDPLRATLDAEPDPVVWVDDDRLLDVARVFGDLVDLKSPWLHGHASAVGDLAGTAAEGLGLAEAEEVRVAGHLHDVGRVGINSRIWDLARPWTAAEQDQAHLHAYHTERVLARTPELAHVAGTAAAHHERCDGSGYHRGLRGDMLTMGARVVAAADAYRTLIEDRPHRAGLPVARARQRLEADARAGVLDADAVAAVLAAADGSTRRRPSGAVGLTARQLEVLRLVAHGMSNREIARRLGVSPRTVDRHVSDVYERIGVRSRAAAAMFTIEHGLAGPGTGSE; encoded by the coding sequence GTGTTCCGGCTGCTGGGTCTGCTGGCCGGGCTCGCCGGCGCCACCGATCTCGGGACCGGAGGACAGCCCGACGAGTCCCTCCGCCGCTGCGTCGTGGCGGCTCGACTCGCCCGGGCCGTCCAGGCCGACCCGTCGGTGGTCCGGGACGTCCTCGTGGTCTCCCTGCTCGAGCACGTCGGCTGCACGGCGTACGCTCACGAGTCCGCCGCGATGTGGGGCGACGACATCGCCACGACGCACGCTGCGCTGATGAGCGATGCCGGCTCCGCGACCGATGCCTTCCGGACGTTCCTCCCGACGGTCGCCTCAGGCACGGGGCGCTCGCTGCCCCGGGTCGCACTGACGATGGCGAGATCGATGCGCGTCATGCTGCGCGACGCGCCGGTGGCGACGTGCGAGGTGGCGCAGGAGGCCGGTCGGCGGCTCGGGTTGGACAAGGTCGCGCAGGACTCGCTCGGCCACATGACCGCGAGGTGGAACGGCAGGGGGTTCCCACCCACGGGCGGGGAACAGATCCCCTTCCCGGCGCGGGTCATGCACGTCGCCGGGACCGCGGTCCTGTTCCGGGCGGTGGGCGGTGACGAGGCCGCCGTCGAGCAGGTACGCCGACGCGCCGGCGGCGAGCTGGACCCCGATCTGGCAGCCGTGTTCGTCGCCAGGTCGGGCGAGCTGCTGGCCGGCCTGGACACGGACGACCCGCTCCGGGCAACGCTCGACGCCGAACCCGATCCGGTCGTGTGGGTGGACGACGACCGCCTGCTCGACGTCGCTCGGGTGTTCGGGGACCTCGTGGACCTCAAGAGCCCGTGGCTGCACGGCCACGCCTCGGCCGTCGGTGACCTTGCAGGCACGGCGGCAGAGGGGCTCGGTCTCGCCGAAGCGGAGGAGGTCCGCGTAGCCGGGCACCTGCACGACGTCGGCAGGGTCGGGATCAATAGCCGGATCTGGGACCTCGCACGCCCGTGGACCGCTGCCGAGCAGGACCAGGCACACCTGCACGCGTACCACACCGAGCGGGTGCTGGCCCGTACACCCGAGCTGGCCCACGTCGCGGGGACGGCTGCTGCGCACCACGAGCGGTGTGACGGCAGCGGGTACCACCGAGGCCTTCGCGGAGACATGCTCACCATGGGCGCGCGTGTGGTGGCAGCGGCAGACGCCTACCGCACGCTGATCGAGGACCGACCGCATCGCGCGGGGCTGCCCGTCGCGCGGGCGCGGCAGCGGCTCGAGGCCGACGCACGCGCCGGCGTCCTGGATGCTGACGCCGTGGCCGCGGTGCTCGCAGCCGCGGACGGGTCGACCCGGCGCCGCCCCAGTGGCGCCGTCGGACTGACCGCGCGACAGCTCGAGGTCCTGCGGCTCGTCGCGCACGGCATGTCGAACCGCGAGATCGCGCGTCGCCTCGGCGTGTCGCCGCGGACGGTCGACAGGCACGTCAGCGACGTCTACGAGCGGATCGGGGTGCGGAGCCGCGCCGCGGCCGCGATGTTCACCATCGAGCACGGGCTGGCGGGCCCGGGAACAGGATCTGAATAG
- a CDS encoding FAD-dependent oxidoreductase, translating into MRGDGVRVLVVGAGIAGLAAARTLHEWGASVEVVDRQPTPPLEGTGIFLPGSSVRALGDLGLGDEVARRAVGIHRQRTLDHRGRTLFEVETDELWQGVAPSLALPRVDLHQVLLAGVGEVPVRWGKSLEAVAFGDAGVTVTVAGTPTLYDLVLGADGVHSTVRQLVFRRGAVRKVGQYARRFVVKSDLDPATWSVRLGPGSAFLTIPIGEHQVYCYVDAPLDGPRSLRDLLAGYADPVPALLDSLDTETAVQEGEVEEVVLDSWARDTVLLIGDAAHATSPNMAQGAGLAVEDAIVLAETLVSAWTLTQALATFEERRRPRTDWVREQTHRRDRARGLPPALRNLLLKRFGARIQHANYRPLRDRP; encoded by the coding sequence ATGCGCGGTGACGGCGTACGCGTGCTCGTGGTCGGTGCCGGCATCGCCGGGCTCGCGGCCGCTCGCACCCTGCACGAGTGGGGCGCCTCGGTCGAGGTCGTCGACCGACAGCCGACACCCCCGCTCGAAGGCACCGGGATCTTTCTCCCCGGGAGCTCGGTGCGTGCCCTGGGCGACCTCGGGCTCGGGGACGAGGTGGCCCGACGAGCGGTCGGCATCCATCGGCAACGCACCCTCGACCACCGGGGCCGCACGTTGTTCGAGGTCGAGACCGACGAGCTCTGGCAGGGCGTCGCGCCGAGCCTGGCGCTCCCCAGGGTCGACCTCCACCAAGTGCTCCTCGCCGGTGTCGGTGAGGTCCCGGTGCGGTGGGGGAAGAGTCTCGAGGCGGTCGCATTCGGCGACGCCGGCGTCACCGTCACCGTGGCTGGGACCCCGACCCTGTACGACCTCGTGCTCGGCGCGGACGGAGTCCACTCCACGGTTCGGCAGCTGGTCTTCCGACGCGGCGCGGTGCGGAAGGTCGGTCAGTACGCGCGACGCTTCGTCGTCAAGAGCGACCTCGATCCGGCGACGTGGTCGGTGCGTCTCGGACCCGGATCGGCGTTCCTCACGATCCCGATCGGCGAGCACCAGGTCTACTGCTACGTCGACGCTCCGCTCGATGGTCCCCGGTCCCTGCGCGACCTGCTGGCCGGCTACGCCGACCCCGTGCCGGCTCTGCTCGACTCGCTCGACACGGAGACCGCCGTCCAGGAGGGCGAGGTCGAGGAGGTCGTGCTCGACTCGTGGGCGCGGGACACGGTGCTGCTGATCGGTGACGCCGCTCATGCGACCTCGCCGAACATGGCCCAGGGCGCCGGCTTGGCGGTCGAGGACGCCATCGTCCTGGCCGAGACCCTCGTGTCGGCCTGGACGCTCACCCAGGCGCTGGCCACCTTCGAGGAACGTCGTCGCCCGCGCACCGACTGGGTTCGCGAGCAGACCCATCGGCGCGACCGCGCCCGAGGGCTTCCTCCCGCCCTCCGCAACCTCCTGCTCAAACGCTTCGGTGCCCGCATCCAGCACGCGAACTACCGACCGCTGCGTGATCGACCGTGA
- a CDS encoding alpha/beta fold hydrolase has translation MTQYVEVGGLSIGFEHAGSGPVVLLAHGFVGDARSTWGSQIEALADEFTVIAWDAPGMGGSSDPPEEFGMDAYADCLAGFLRALQIERAHLVGLSFGAALALATFHRHRGLASSLTLVSGYAGWLGSLGRDEADQRLSRSLQASRLAPDEFVAAMAPSMFSPSAEGTLVAPFLDSVRAFRPTGFRAMARASYADQRHVLAEVDVPMLLLCAEHDVRAPTSIGDAMHRAVPGSELVVLTGPGHASSVEAPDDVTRELRRFLMSSGSWRRHIRQDPLPD, from the coding sequence GTGACCCAGTACGTCGAGGTGGGCGGACTGAGCATCGGGTTCGAGCACGCCGGGAGCGGGCCGGTCGTCCTGCTGGCGCACGGCTTCGTCGGCGACGCGCGGTCGACGTGGGGCAGTCAGATCGAGGCGCTCGCCGACGAGTTCACCGTGATCGCCTGGGACGCCCCCGGGATGGGCGGCTCGTCCGACCCCCCGGAGGAATTCGGGATGGACGCCTACGCCGACTGCTTGGCCGGGTTCCTCCGGGCTCTGCAGATCGAGCGAGCTCACCTCGTCGGGCTGTCGTTCGGTGCGGCTCTGGCGCTCGCGACGTTCCACCGGCACCGCGGTCTCGCGTCGTCGCTCACGCTCGTGAGCGGGTACGCCGGCTGGCTCGGCTCGCTCGGACGGGACGAAGCAGATCAGAGGTTGTCACGGTCGCTGCAGGCGTCCCGGCTGGCTCCCGACGAGTTCGTGGCCGCGATGGCGCCGTCGATGTTCTCGCCGTCGGCCGAAGGCACGCTCGTGGCTCCATTCCTCGACAGCGTCCGTGCGTTCCGTCCGACCGGCTTCCGGGCGATGGCTCGCGCCAGCTACGCGGACCAGCGCCATGTGCTGGCGGAGGTCGACGTACCGATGCTCCTGCTCTGCGCCGAGCACGACGTACGCGCTCCGACGTCGATCGGTGACGCCATGCACCGCGCGGTGCCAGGGTCCGAGCTCGTCGTCCTCACCGGGCCGGGACACGCGAGCTCGGTGGAGGCCCCGGACGACGTCACCCGCGAGCTGCGCCGTTTTCTGATGAGTTCCGGGTCCTGGAGGCGTCACATCAGGCAGGACCCACTGCCTGACTGA